The genomic stretch AAAATGGCGGGAATTTACGAATTTTGGTGCCGAGGGGGGGAGTCGAACCCCCACGGGGCTAGGCCCCTGCGGATTTTGAGTCCGCCGCGTCTGCCAGTTCCGCCACCTCGGCTCAAAGAAGCCCTTTGTGGTCAACGGATTTACCACGATCACTTATCCCCTGCAAGTTCTGGCCAAAAGACTCGGTTTGATCAGGCCTGGGCAGTGAGCTGGGCCAAACATCTTTTTAGGCTGGAGAGGCCACAGGAGTGGAGCTGAATGAGGGGGATATCATTTTCTCTATGGGCAGTAAGAACCTGCTTGCGGGCCTCATGGGAGACCTTGTTGGTAAATAAAATAATGGCATCAACATTTTTAATCTTTCGAGAAAGCCTCGGTACCAAACGAGAATAAACCCGCAATTCGATCCCCTTCTTCCGGGCCTCAGTTTCGTATTCTTTGCGCAATCTATCCATTCCTCCCACCAGAACAACACACATAACCTCCTCCTAAGTAATTGAGTTTTAGTTTCAATTACTTAAAGAGGGAGGAATTGTCAAGGAGATTTATTTCTCGGCTTTTTTGAGCCTTGGGCAGCCGGCCTGTAGATTATTTAAGAGGGCTAAAGACCAGCTTAGCCAGTTGACAAGCGGGGCTTGAGGGGTAATTTTCTAAAGGCTTCCGGGGTCGTCTAATTGGTAGGACATGGGACTTTG from Thermosulfuriphilus ammonigenes encodes the following:
- a CDS encoding DUF2325 domain-containing protein — its product is MCVVLVGGMDRLRKEYETEARKKGIELRVYSRLVPRLSRKIKNVDAIILFTNKVSHEARKQVLTAHRENDIPLIQLHSCGLSSLKRCLAQLTAQA